The sequence below is a genomic window from Streptosporangium lutulentum.
GCAGGCCCAGCCCGACCACGGCCGGCTCGCCGGCCGGTTCCAGGCCGAGGAAGCCCGCCGCCGCGTCTTCCGCCGAGCCCAGCTCCTCGGTGACCAGGCGCACCACCACCCGGCCGTCCAGCGCTGGGTGCCGGTAGGCGCGCGCGGTCAGCGGCACCGCCTGCTCGCCGCCTCCGCGCGTGTCAGGGAGAAGGACGGCCCCGGCCTCCAGCAGTTCGCGCGTCCCGGCCTCGCTCCCGGCTCCGGGTGCTCCGGTTCCGGCCTCCCGCGGCCGCCCTGTCGTGCCGCTCGCCGATGACATGACGTCGCTCACGCGTTCTTTCCTTCCTCGACGGTCCGGCCGGCGTACAGCGCCGCGGCCATGCGCATCCCCTCGGACCAGGCCACCGGGCCGACCTCCCGGAGTCTCAGCAGCCTGCCCTCCCGGTCGTGCCAGGTCAGGCCGCCCGTCTCGGTGTCACCGTCCCAGTAGGGTTCTCCGATCCACACCGACGCCTCGGTGGTCCGTCCCGCGTCGCGCACCGCGCAGGTGGCGTAGCCTCCCGACACCCGGTAGCCGAGGGAGGTCGTCCGGGCGGCGAGACCGAACCGGGAGCCGAACCGTCCCCCGGCGAACTCCTTCACCTCCGTCGCCGTCTCCGCCGGATCGGCGGGCCTGGTCCAGGTCGCCCGGTGGATCTGCTCGACCCGCTGGACCACACCCAGCTCCGCGGCGAACTCCCGCAGCTCCTCCAGGTCGGGCAGCAGCACCGGGTGCGGCAGGGTCACCGTCTCCGGGGACAGCCGGACGGTCTCGCCGTCCAGGTTCACCATCCGCAGCTCGCCGGAACCGGTGACGTCCCGCAGGAAACCCGGCTCGTCCTTGTCGTCGCCGACCACGACGAGGTCACGCAGCACCGACTGCCACGCCTCGTCCTGCCACACCTGGACCACCAGCCCGGTGGGGACGGGCAGGGACGACACCATCCAGGTGTCCACCTGGGCCACGCAGGCGGCCTCGTGCCGTTCGAGCCACTCGGTCAGACGGCGTAGCCGCTCCACCTCGGGGTGTTCCCGCACCTGTTTGGGCAGGGACTTCAGCTGCCGTCCCGCCGCCCGGCCCGTGGTGGCCCTCGCCGCCACCCGGCCCTCCACCAGGGTGACCTCGTACCCGTCGCCCGCCACCAGCCAGCCCAAGGGGTCCCTGCCTCTCACCACGCACGGATTGCCGACGCCCGCAGGGATTTCGACACCTGCGACCGTTATGCGCGGAACGCTAACGCCCCGGACCGACAAACCTGTACTCGGCGTCGGGCGGCGGGACGACGACCTCGCGCACCAGTCTTTCGTCGCGGAGCGGGGCGGGGCGACGGCGTGGCCACCGTTTCGAAGGGGGCGTGGCGCCGATCGGACAACGAGGCGAAGCCCTCGGCGGATCGGGGCCGCGCGCGTGGGACGTGAACGCGAGGGTGCCCGCACCCGGTCCTTGTGAACCGGGTGCGGGCACCCTCGCGCCGCCTTCGCCGCCACGTCCCCCTGCGGTCACCTTCCGGGATCGTGGTCGGCCGCCCGGCCCGGTTCCCCGGCCGTGGCGGGCTCGCGGGAGATCACTGGCACTGGCCGTCGGCGAGGACCCAGTGGTTCGAACCGGTCTGCTTGAGCGTGTGGGTGGTGAAGGTGTTCCACAGCCCCATGGCGTCGTTGGACCCGTTGGCGTAGGTGTAGCCACCGGACTGGTGGGCCCGTCCCGCGGTGGTGTGGGCGTAGTTGCTCGCGGTCACGCAGGCCGGGGGCACCGTCGGCGTCGGGGTGGGGGTCGGCGTGGGGGTGGGAGTCGGGGTCGGGGTCGGCGGGGTCCCGCCGTTCAGGCGGAAGAACTGCACGTCGTGGTAGGCCGAGCAGATGGTGTCGAGGAAGTACGCCGCCACGGTGCCGCACTGGTCGGCGGCGCCGCCCGGGTCGATCGGCAGGCCGTGCCCCATGCCGGCGATCTCGTACAGGCGCACGTCGTCGTTGCCGTACACCTTCAGAGACGTGCCGCCGGGCAGGCTCTGCGTGGAGGTGGGGGTCTGCGAGACGCCCCGCACGTTCGTCCACTGGTCCCGCAACTGCGCGGCGTTGGCCGGAACGACGGTGAAGTCCGACGAGCCCTGCCAGATGGCGACACGCGGGTACGGCCCCGAGTACCCGGAGTAGGCGTTGCGTACCAGGTCGCCCCACTGCTTCGGGGTCTTGCTGACGGGCCCGTACTGGCAGGTGGACGCCTGGGTCAGGCCGGCCGCGCAGCGGTACGCCAGCCCGGCCCCGATCGAACCGCCCGCGAAGACGTCCGGATAGGTGGCGAGCATGACCGCGGACATGGCCCCGCCCGCGGACAGCCCGCTGACGTAGACGCGTGCGGGATCGGCCCCGTAGGTGGTGACCGCGTAGGCGACCATGGCGCGAATCGAGGCCGCCTCGCCCTGGCCGCGGGTGGTGTCGCCGGTCTCGAACCAGTTGAAGCAGTTGGAGAAGTTGTTGGCGCTGCCGGTCTGCGGCACCACCAGGCTGAAGCCCAGCTGATCGGCGAACTTGCGCCATCCCGAGTTGGCGAAGTATCCGGCGGCGTTCTGCGTGCAGCCGTGCAGCAGAACCACGACCGGACGGCCACCCGCCAGCCCGTCGGGCCGGTAGCTGTACATGGACAGGTTGCCGGGATTGCTGCCGAACGAGCTGACCTGGACCAGCGAGGCCGCCCGCGCGGGAGTCGCCGGTGCGGTCGCACCGAGCAGCCCGACAAGGAGGGCCAGAAGGGTCAGTAAGGTCGGGGCGGTTCGCGACAGTGGCGCTGAACGAGATACGGTCATGGGGGGTGCTCCTTGCTGTTGCCTGGCTCACCGGCTCTTACCAGCGCACGTTAGGACCGGCGTAACGCCCCCGACATGTTCACGACACACACTATTCGGCTCCGGGCTATGGACCGTGTTCTCATGCCGCAGGCCGAAGATCTCCGTGTTCTCCTGGAGGGACGCTCGGTACATAGCGGTGCTCGGAAGGGTCGCCGCTCGTTCCTCCGGTGCGCGGCGGTTACGGAAGCGGAACCGTTTCCACAGTACAGAACGCTGATCGACATACCCCGTGGTGCGTCATTGGCCGCTGCGGCGGCCGACGACGGCGACGGGTGGGAACGAGGAGTCCGACCATGACCCTGAACACAAGCGACGACCCGGGCAGTTTCGCCGACCTGGGACTGCGCCCGGAGCTTCTCCGGGCGCTCTCCAGCCTTGGCTACGAGGAGCCCACTCCCATCCAGCGTGAGGCGATCCCGCCTCTGCTGGAGGGGCGCGACCTGCTGGGGCAGGCCGCGACGGGGACGGGCAAGACGGCCGCTTTCGCGCTTCCGGTGCTTCATCGGATGTCGCTGGAGGGCAGGGGCGCGGAGCCGATGGCGCTGGTGCTCGTGCCCACGCGCGAGCTGGCCGTCCAGGTCTCGGAGGCGGTCCACCGCTACGGCCGTGACCTGGACGTGCGCGTCCTGCCGATCTACGGCGGGCAGCCCATCGGCCGGCAGTTGCGTGAGCTCGAACGCGGGGTCGACGTCGTCGTCGCGACGCCGGGGCGTGCCCTCGACCACATCGGCCGCAGGACCCTTCGCCTGGGCGGTCTCAAGATGGTCGTCCTGGACGAGGCGGACGAGATGCTCGACATGGGCTTCGCCGACGAGATCGAGGCGATCCTCCAGGAGACCCCCGAGGATCGTCAGACGGTGCTCTTCTCGGCGACGATGCCGTCCCGTATCAACGGAATCGCCCGCCGCCACCTCCAGGACCCGGTCCGGATCCAGACCGGGCGGGAGATGGCCGCCCCGGGGGAGGCCCCGCTGGTACGGCAGACCGCGTACGTGGTCCCCCGGGCGCACAAGCCGGCGGCGCTCGGGCGGGTGCTGGACGTCGAGTCTCCCTCGGCGGCGATCGTCTTCTGCCGCACGCGAGACGAGGTCGACCGGCTCACCGAGACCCTGAACGGGCGCGGTTACCGCGCGGAGGCGCTGCACGGAGGGATGAGCCAGGAGCAGCGCGACCGGGTGATGGGGCGGGTGCGGAACGGGACCGCGGACCTGCTCGTCGCGACCGACGTGGCCGCGCGCGGGCTCGACGTCGAGCAGCTCACCCACGTGATCAACTACGACGTTCCCTCCGCGCCCGACTCGTACGTGCACCGGATCGGCCGGGTCGGCAGGGCGGGCCGCGAGGGCGTCGCGATCACCCTGGCGGAGCCGCGAGAGCACCGGATGCTCAAGACCATAGAGCGGGTGACCAAGAGCCGGATCACGGTCGAGAAGGTGCCGACCGTCGCCGATCTGCACGCCCGGCAGCTGGAGATGACGCGTTCCGCGCTGCACGAGAGCCTCCTGGAGGACGACCTGGAGCGCTTCCGCGTCGTGGTCGAGACGCTCACCGACGAGTTCGACATCATGGAGGTGGCGCTCGCCGCGGTGAAGCTGGCACACGAGGCCAGCGGGGTGACGGCCGACGAGGAGGAGATCCCGGAGGTCGACCTGAGGACCGAGCGGGAGGGACGTGGTCGCCGCGAGACGGCCGGCCGCGACGATCGGCGCGGTCGCGCACCGGCGGGCGGGATGACACGCCTGTTCGTCGGCGCCGGCCGCAGCAGCAGGATCCGGCCGCAGGACCTGGTCGGCGCGATAGCCAACGAGTCACGCCTCAGTGGGCGTGACATCGGGGCGATCGAGATCTCCGACCGGTTCTCGCTCGTGGAGGTCCCCGAGTCCGCGGCCGACGAGGTGGTCGCCGCCCTGCGGGAGAGCAGCATCAAGGGGAAAAGGGTGACGGTCCGCAGGGAGCGGGACGGCAGGCGTTAGCCGGCCGTCGAGGAACCGTCCGCCACGTCCGGCCGGGCCGGCCCGTTGACGCAGGCTCCCGCCGGGACCGATCAGTGTGGCCGTGACCCCGTCCGCCAACGGTCGTGACCGGATCCCGCTGTCAGAGCAGACGCCGTACGACGTCGCCGAGGGTCGCCACGCCTTCGCCGATGTCGGTCGGCGTGCTCGCGGCGTACCCCAGGACAAGCCCTGGCCGGCTCGGGCGCTGGCTGTGCCATGACAACGGCTGCACCTTCACGCCACGCGCGAGCGCCGCTTCGGCGAGGTCGGCGTCGGCGAACCCGGCCTCGAAGGTGATCATCAGGTGCAGGCCCGCCGCGGCACCGTGCACGACCGCGCGCGGAAGGTGGGTTCTCAGCGCGTCGATCATGGCGTCCCGGCGGCGGCGGTGGCGTCCCCGGAGGAAACGTAGCTGGCGCTCCATCTCGCCCGACTCCATCAGCCGAGCCAGAACCAGCTGTGGCAGTACGGCGTTGCCGAGGTCGGCGTACCGTTTGGCGGCTACGAGGTCCTCCCGGTACTTCGGTGGGGCGAGGAGCCATCCCACTCGCAGAGCGGGAGCGAGCAGCTTGGACACGCTCCCGGTGTAGCAGACGTGCTCGGCGAGCATCGACCGCAGGGCGGGGACCGGAGGGCGGTCGTAACGGTGTTCGGCGTCGTAGTCGTCCTCGACGATCAGCCCGCCCTCACCGGCCCACCGCATCAGCTCACGACGTCTCTCCCCGCTGAGCACCACCCCGGTGGGAAACTGGTGCGCCGGGGTCAGCAGGACGGCCGGAGCGCCCTGGGCACGCAACTCATCGACACGGATTCCTTCGGAGTCGACCGTGACCGGCGGGGTGTCCAACCGCCAGTTGCGCAGATGCTGACGAGTGCCGAGCGATCCGGGGTCCTCCACCGCCACCGCGGAGATCCCGTCATGACGGAGCACCTGCGCGAGCAGTCCGAGTGCTTGAGCGGTGCCGGCGACGATGAGCACCTCACGCGGATCCACCCTGATCCCGCGATTGCGGGCCAGCCAGTTCGCGACGGCGAGACGCAACGCCGACGTCCCCCGGGGATCTCCGTATCCGAAG
It includes:
- a CDS encoding DUF4132 domain-containing protein, which translates into the protein MVRGRDPLGWLVAGDGYEVTLVEGRVAARATTGRAAGRQLKSLPKQVREHPEVERLRRLTEWLERHEAACVAQVDTWMVSSLPVPTGLVVQVWQDEAWQSVLRDLVVVGDDKDEPGFLRDVTGSGELRMVNLDGETVRLSPETVTLPHPVLLPDLEELREFAAELGVVQRVEQIHRATWTRPADPAETATEVKEFAGGRFGSRFGLAARTTSLGYRVSGGYATCAVRDAGRTTEASVWIGEPYWDGDTETGGLTWHDREGRLLRLREVGPVAWSEGMRMAAALYAGRTVEEGKNA
- a CDS encoding extracellular catalytic domain type 1 short-chain-length polyhydroxyalkanoate depolymerase — its product is MTVSRSAPLSRTAPTLLTLLALLVGLLGATAPATPARAASLVQVSSFGSNPGNLSMYSYRPDGLAGGRPVVVLLHGCTQNAAGYFANSGWRKFADQLGFSLVVPQTGSANNFSNCFNWFETGDTTRGQGEAASIRAMVAYAVTTYGADPARVYVSGLSAGGAMSAVMLATYPDVFAGGSIGAGLAYRCAAGLTQASTCQYGPVSKTPKQWGDLVRNAYSGYSGPYPRVAIWQGSSDFTVVPANAAQLRDQWTNVRGVSQTPTSTQSLPGGTSLKVYGNDDVRLYEIAGMGHGLPIDPGGAADQCGTVAAYFLDTICSAYHDVQFFRLNGGTPPTPTPTPTPTPTPTPTPTVPPACVTASNYAHTTAGRAHQSGGYTYANGSNDAMGLWNTFTTHTLKQTGSNHWVLADGQCQ
- a CDS encoding DEAD/DEAH box helicase — encoded protein: MTLNTSDDPGSFADLGLRPELLRALSSLGYEEPTPIQREAIPPLLEGRDLLGQAATGTGKTAAFALPVLHRMSLEGRGAEPMALVLVPTRELAVQVSEAVHRYGRDLDVRVLPIYGGQPIGRQLRELERGVDVVVATPGRALDHIGRRTLRLGGLKMVVLDEADEMLDMGFADEIEAILQETPEDRQTVLFSATMPSRINGIARRHLQDPVRIQTGREMAAPGEAPLVRQTAYVVPRAHKPAALGRVLDVESPSAAIVFCRTRDEVDRLTETLNGRGYRAEALHGGMSQEQRDRVMGRVRNGTADLLVATDVAARGLDVEQLTHVINYDVPSAPDSYVHRIGRVGRAGREGVAITLAEPREHRMLKTIERVTKSRITVEKVPTVADLHARQLEMTRSALHESLLEDDLERFRVVVETLTDEFDIMEVALAAVKLAHEASGVTADEEEIPEVDLRTEREGRGRRETAGRDDRRGRAPAGGMTRLFVGAGRSSRIRPQDLVGAIANESRLSGRDIGAIEISDRFSLVEVPESAADEVVAALRESSIKGKRVTVRRERDGRR
- the pdxR gene encoding MocR-like pyridoxine biosynthesis transcription factor PdxR: MNRSNEDASDRSITSGTDFLQLNIGDAPAGGLSTWLARHLRLAISDGRLPVGSRLPATRILAGELHVSRGVVTEAYQRLSEDGHVAGRGRGGTVVVAAPVTAPMTAPVAARPPVPAGPPPARALFAAAPGADAFDALRAVPARIDLSPGVPDLAAFPRTAWLRAERSVLSDLSAADFGYGDPRGTSALRLAVANWLARNRGIRVDPREVLIVAGTAQALGLLAQVLRHDGISAVAVEDPGSLGTRQHLRNWRLDTPPVTVDSEGIRVDELRAQGAPAVLLTPAHQFPTGVVLSGERRRELMRWAGEGGLIVEDDYDAEHRYDRPPVPALRSMLAEHVCYTGSVSKLLAPALRVGWLLAPPKYREDLVAAKRYADLGNAVLPQLVLARLMESGEMERQLRFLRGRHRRRRDAMIDALRTHLPRAVVHGAAAGLHLMITFEAGFADADLAEAALARGVKVQPLSWHSQRPSRPGLVLGYAASTPTDIGEGVATLGDVVRRLL